The Vespula pensylvanica isolate Volc-1 chromosome 5, ASM1446617v1, whole genome shotgun sequence genome includes a window with the following:
- the LOC122629470 gene encoding serine-rich adhesin for platelets isoform X6, translated as MSDSDLGMVTSPAASVLATCTGTMEDEQEKSSLDGSIDMNLVNGPNPWLPAYGFQLQHHSRFQSTHEDLRVKDAVPVQQVDFLETIFEETSDDLQSDSDHSGTTYWLGSDSETESVIHIERKENITGERINDNDAEFNSIIPKKRCRRNNNTDERDPYVTFDDFPTSPRSSRSSGSSRSSSLLQFESLERTCATLSPSSYSFDSLEYSYHSNVSHLGNTSPDSLEQDNDAVVQNGFSNSVDHFPRIRPYRSFDSLNICQKATDFEEVTSFNEHVSSYPKRKLNFARSERNELRSRNFWYEEEEEEEEEEEEEEEEYEDDGDDEEFEEDERLLNPNRRGCGYFEDRLHAFGDSSCNYATSLDYKNTIDLRKIGVESRRDMFLDLKSGQKVASSSTRLLQTSLNITSSTAHGHSKMNSEHDARHPRHHHRQQQQQQRFGHEHLHEQRQHQQYQRQRWTEEECFNFRFTEKSQSAPSLPSIVNEYAHDPDILAELVSSRSKSFVSTSNLFENYTKVTSVPIDLDLCGISTSTREEDERSCDDMSMKDHKMAEVKSVRGLEDMLNHEDGELHGSSEKENDIEATKRRSCSVRTQPAQNARIDVGAMHNDLSTTDVQNGEEENVDADSDEYEEQQQIASTVKTQDRSNVLDIAMAMENDIDAVVDEAVKRLKREVEEGGGGNDIVDAIRRQYSNKQMSQKVKKNASYELAQQFEVDERNFRRRAIPSVSNDESTRSPRNASRKKRVINNASYELAQQYDYIKSFQASRGAFQRMDACDELEESSSGRSSRLKVSDSRSTRTGSSSALNLSGDSRADFAPSLGSYSKSTENVSKHAEESLFGQIKKNSAFFSVHGENVNNRVFVDDEVDYPCLESKPIGKLNLLDTTLEEEDLNSEQIDKDRTFRDLLEETMLLQSIASLCDDDLRETPREVKLQKKRSFIGEFYPEKNDLSVRSRENEDLLSEEREKRDENLTDSGVDEEDGKKEQQVGSEVSGRNTTKKMVDIAEKVDATMEGRNKKKEAEVVVEQAWGQTLHGDRTSPPSGNKADSLKVSQGSGSQSTMAVALPVDTNHRGDRDGQREETTWSKITTAAITKTTESMTLPAKVDDLTSTSKTMESASKNDSKLWKNTAVERSATINTKQPTVLKNEERKKGGIGCFLQRFSKLRFSGRSKVPRSEIQNKCDSRIGQHSNRNEFYQERTKKEPDYIIIPLHPPDEERSKDEVVALESRSDDTGRNNVDLQRSASSVSSGRRAPVCSSKPPLPPQPPRLVSSGCRISGAAASSSSTTSAPSSSSSSSLLSSSAVSRRRAVTDLGNPAAIEMAKARAMQAAQQEQRPVGLLETDLDDEIVLTTNVVDSSSCSNAGNSNKKTRSLLDLNHTSSVVPQGTSLENALRVPQLPVGSCHRNQRNDGTASGIDQRPHKSMEFLLDKENLHFVKPPENELQKVGERVPSEHELRVQRSLQRLNVPDWYKNSPTARDGFRLKRHSDASQHGGWRALGSKTTSLSSLSSSSNRQPTTGALLSPSPTPPVFSRWSTSLLNSAGSSPASSAKLSFYHRQPYLGWRSQERLSNPRTPAERLAQGILSQLQSPNKQQQQQQHQNQQHQHQQQQQTQQPHHQQQTTNQQLEVRNSIKEVTSAIVHYVQSGQEVDGNERLSPLPRPEDWEDRGEVRSTSPRGSARLCWMESSFVGTRPVDSPETPMSLATDTECCVGCNATGTESCSCMDSATSGLYLDVTPPLDDEQPQMHGSVRGSLCLSPSSSSANYNHPQIYQQRQHQQQQQRHHRDSGQGDVVEMTMTSAVPRNKPSPGSTTLEDVLDSLLGLPPASRTPSPGPGPVVSSTTSSSMRHRSNIGQTNAKAGKSCSDLRQDLQGRRTMLYHLT; from the exons atgagCGATAGCGATTTGGGAATGGTAACGTCGCCGGCGGCGTCTGTGCTGGCAACATGCACGGGGACAATGGAGGACGAGCAGGAAAAGTCCTCCCTCGATGGATCCATCGACATGAATCTGGTAAACGGACCGAATCCATGGCTTCCGGCCTATGGTTTCCAGCTACAACATCATTCCCGTTTTCAATCTACACACGAGGATTTACGTGTTAAAG ATGCAGTACCAGTGCAGCAAGTCGATTTTTTAGAGACCATTTTCGAAGAAACCTCTGACGATTTGCAGAGCGATTCCGATCACAGTGGTACGACTTATTGGTTGGGCTCAGATTCAGAAACGGAAAGTGTTATAcacatcgaaagaaaagaaaacattacaG GTGAAAGAATAAACGATAACGATGCCGAATTCAACTCCATAATACCTAAGAAGAGATGTCGAAGAAATAACAACACAGACGAGCGTGATCCTTATGTGACTTTTGATGATTTTCCGACTTCTCCAAGATCTTCAAGGTCCTCTGGATCGTCTAGATCCAGTTCATTGTTACAATTCGAGTCTCTGGAAAGAACTTGTGCTACCTTATCACCGTCCAGTTATAGTTTCGATTCTCTCGAGTATTCCTATCACTCGAATGTGTCTCATTTGGGGAACACGTCGCCGGATAGTCTCGAGCAAGATAACGATGCAGTAGTGCAAAATGGATTTTCCAATTCTGTCGATCACTTTCCACGGATTAGACCCTACCGTAGCTTCGACAGTTTGAATATCTGTCAAAAGGCTACGGATTTCGAAGAAGTGACATCATTCAATGAACATGTATCGTCGTATCCGAAAAGGAAGTTAAACTTCGCGAGGTCCGAAAGGAACGAATTACGATCAAG AAACTTCTGgtacgaagaagaggaggaagaagaagaagaagaagaagaagaagaagaagagtacgAAGACGATGGCGACGACGAAGAATTCGAGGAAGACGAACGGTTATTAAATCCGAATCGCCGTGGATGCGGATACTTCGAGGACAGATTGCACGCCTTCGGCGATTCGAGTTGCAATTATGCGACGTCATTGGATTATAAAAACACTATAGATTTGCGAAAGATCGGTGTTGAGTCAAGAAGGGATATGTTCTTAGATCTGAAGTCTGGCCAAAAAGTAGCGTCGTCTTCCACGCGTCTGTTGCAGACAAGTTTAAATATAACCAGTAGCACGGCTCATGGTCATAGTAAGATGAACAGCGAACACGATGCTCGTCAtcctcgtcatcatcatcgtcagcaacagcaacagcaacgtTTCGGTCACGAGCATCTTCACGAGCAGCGGCAGCACCAGCAATATCAACGTCAACGGTGGACCGAAGAGGAGTGTTTTAATTTTAGATTTACGGAGAAATCTCAAAGCGCACCCAGTTTGCCTTCGATCGTCAACGAATACGCTCACGATCCGGATATATTGGCGGAGCTCGTTTCTTCGAGATCAAAGTCATTTGTATCTACGTCAAATTTATTTGAGAATTATACCAAAGTTACCAGCGTACCCATCGACCTGGATCTTTGCGGCATATCAACATCTACGAGGGAAGAGGATGAACGATCGTGCGACGATATGAGTATGAAAGATCACAAAATGGCGGAAGTCAAAAGCGTACGTGGTCTGGAGGATATGCTGAATCACGAAGATGGCGAACTGCATGGATCcagtgagaaagagaacgacaTTGAAGCGACAAAACGGCGATCGTGTTCGGTAAGAACTCAGCCAGCTCAGAATGCAAGAATCGACGTTGGAGCGATGCACAATGATCTTTCAACGACGGATGTACAGAACGGCGAGGAGGAGAACGTTGATGCTGACAGCGACGAATACGAGGAGCAGCAACAGATCGCATCGACCGTGAAGACTCAAGATCGTAGCAACGTATTGGATATAGCGATGGCTATGGAGAACGATATAGACGCGGTCGTTGATGAGGCCGTGAAACGGCTCAAACGAGAAGTCGAGGAAGGTGGTGGTGGCAACGATATCGTAGATGCCATTCGTAGGCAATATTCCAATAAGCAAATGTCgcaaaaggtaaagaaaaacgCTAGTTACGAATTGGCGCAACAATTTGAAGTCGATGAGAGAAATTTCCGAAGGCGTGCGATACCGTCGGTATCCAATGATGAAAGTACGAGGTCACCTAGGAATGCTAGCAGGAAGAAACGAGTCATCAATAATGCCAGTTACGAATTGGCACAGCAATACGATTACATTAAGTCTTTTCAAGCTAGCAGAGGTGCTTTTCAACGAATGGATGCCTGTGACGAATTGGAGGAATCCAGTTCAGGACGATCCTCGCGTCTCAAAGTGTCCGACTCGAGATCGACACGTACTGGCAGCAGCTCCGCATTAAATTTGAGCGGTGATTCTCGTGCCGATTTCGCACCCTCGCTCGGCTCTTACTCAAAATCCACGGAGAACGTTTCAAAGCACGCCGAGGAATCACTTTTTGgccagataaaaaaaaactcggCTTTTTTTTCGGTGCATGgagaaaatgttaataatcgCGTTTTCGTAGACGATGAGGTAGATTATCCCTGTCTGGAGAGCAAACCTATAGGAAAGCTTAACCTACTGGACACCACATTAGAAGAGGAAGATCTTAATAGTGaacaaatagataaagataggaCCTTTCGTGACTTATTGGAAGAAACGATGTTGCTTCAAAGCATTGCTTCCTTGTGCGACGATGATTTACGAGAAACCCCGAGGGaagtaaaattacaaaaaaagagatcgttcATAGGCGAATTTTATCCAGAAAAGAACGATTTATCTGTTCGttcgagagagaacgaagatttATTGtcggaggagagagagaagagagacgagaacTTGACGGATAGCGGAGTGGACGAAGAAGACGGCAAGAAAGAGCAGCAAGTTGGAAGCGAGGTTTCCGGTAGGAACACTACGAAGAAGATGGTAGACATTGCGGAGAAGGTAGATGCGACGATGGAGGGgcgtaataagaaaaaggaggcGGAAGTGGTGGTAGAGCAGGCGTGGGGACAAACTCTTCATGGTGATCGTACTTCCCCACCAAGCGGCAATAAAGCCGACAGTCTGAAAGTTAGTCAAGGTAGTGGGAGTCAGTCGACGATGGCAGTAGCTTTGCCAGTTGATACGAATCATCGCGGTGATCGTGACGGACAACGGGAGGAAACGACGTGGTCGAAAATTACAACGGCGGCGATAACGAAGACAACGGAAAGTATGACTTTACCGGCGAAAGTTGATGACCTTACATCAACGAGCAAGACCATGGAATCGGCCTCAAAGAATGACTCTAAGCTTTGGAAAAATACCGCGGTTGAAAGATCGGCGACCATCAATACGAAACAACCGACGGTCttgaagaacgaagaaaggaagaagggtgGTATCGGTTGTTTCTTACAGAGATTCTCCAAGTTGAGGTTTAGTGGTAGGTCAAAGGTACCTCGTTCGGAGATACAAAACAAATGCGATTCCCGTATCGGGCAACACTCGAATCGCAATGAGTTTTATcaggaaagaacgaagaaggaaccggattatatcattataccCTTGCATCCGCCGGACGAAGAGAGATCGAAGGACGAGGTCGTTGCCCTCGAAAGTAGATCTGACGATACCGGGAGAAACAATGTCGATCTTCAAAGGAGTGCCTCCAGTGTTAG TTCCGGCAGGAGGGCGCCAGTATGCAGCAGCAAACCACCCCTACCGCCACAACCACCCCGTCTAGTATCATCGGGCTGTAGAATCTCGGGTGCGGCggcatcatcgtcgtcgacgacgtcggcaccgtcgtcgtcgtcgtcgtcgtcgttattatcatcgtcagcGGTGTCGCGCCGACGCGCCGTGACGGACCTTGGAAATCCGGCGGCCATCGAAATGGCGAAGGCCCGCGCGATGCAGGCCGCTCAGCAAGAGCAGCGTCCGGTCGGACTTCTCGAAACCGACCTCGATGACGAGATCGTTCTAACGACCAACGTCGTTGACTCCTCAAGCTGTAGCAACGCCGGTAACAGCAACAAAAAGACTAGGAGTTTGTTAGACCTGAACCACACCTCGAGCGTTGTACCCCAAGGTACGAGCCTAGAGAACGCCCTACGTGTACCTCAGTTGCCCGTTGGCTCTTGCCACAGAAACCAGCGAAACGACGGAACCGCGTCTGGCATCGATCAACGTCCGCACAAATCCATGGAGTTTCTCCTTGACAAGGAGAACCTTCACTTTGTTAAG CCGCCAGAAAACGAACTGCAGAAAGTCGGTGAACGTGTGCCAAGTGAGCACGAATTAAGGGTACAAAGGTCTCTACAACGACTAAACGTTCCAGACTGGTACAAAAATTCTCCCACGGCTCGCGATGGTTTCCGATTAAAGAGACACTCCGATGCATCTCAGCATGGAGGTTGGCGTGCGCTCGGCTCGAAAACTACCTCGCTGTCATCTCTTTCATCCTCCTCGAATAGACAACCAACCACAG gcGCTCTATTAAGTCCTAGTCCTACGCCTCCTGTATTCTCAAGATGGAGTACCAGTTTGTTAAACAGCGCTGGAAGTTCACCGGCAAGTTCAGCAAAATTATCGTTCTATCATCGGCAACCTTATTTGGGTTGGCGTTCGCAAGAACGGCTAAGCAACCCACGTACACCGGCGGAACGTCTCGCTCAGGGTATACTTTCTCAGCTGCAATCACCAAATAAG caacagcaacagcaacagcatcagaatcaacaacatcaacatcagcagcagcagcagacGCAACAACCGCACCATCAACAGCAGACGACGAATCAACAATTGGAAGTGAGAAATTCTATAAAGGAGGTGACTTCAGCCATTGTACATTATGTACAAAGCGGCCAAGAGGTCGACGGAAACGAAAGACTCTCTCCCTTGCCTCGACCAGAAGACTGGGAAGATAGGGGTGAAGTAAGGTCCACCAGTCCCAGAG GAAGCGCGAGGCTCTGCTGGATGGAAAGCTCGTTCGTTGGTACGAGACCCGTGGATTCGCCGGAAACTCCGATGAGCCTGGCTACAGATACCGAATGTTGCGTCGGATGCAACGCTACCGGTACAGAATCGTGCAGTTGCATGGACTCCGCGACTTCCGGTCTTTATCTAGACGTGACGCCGCCACTCGATGATGAACAACCACAAATGCATGGAAGTGTCCGCGGCAGTCTTTGCCTGTCGCCATCGTCGTCCTCCGCCAATTATAATCATCCTCAGATATATCAGCAACGGCAAcatcagcaacaacagcaacgcCATCACCGTG atTCGGGACAGGGTGACGTGGTCGAGATGACGATGACATCGGCTGTACCGCGAAACAAACCAAGCCCCGGGTCGACCACTCTAGAGGATGTCCTTGATTCCCTTCTGGGTCTGCCACCTGCGTCGCGTACACCTAGTCCTGGACCAGGTCCTGTAGTTAGCTCTACGACTTCGTCGTCCATGCGTCATCGATCAAACATTGGTCAGACTAATGCTAAAGCCGGGAAAAGCTGCAGCGACCTACGTCAAGACCTCCAAGGTAGGAGGACTAT GTTGTATCACTTGACATAA
- the LOC122629470 gene encoding serine-rich adhesin for platelets isoform X8 codes for MSDSDLGMVTSPAASVLATCTGTMEDEQEKSSLDGSIDMNLVNGPNPWLPAYGFQLQHHSRFQSTHEDLRVKDAVPVQQVDFLETIFEETSDDLQSDSDHSGTTYWLGSDSETESVIHIERKENITGERINDNDAEFNSIIPKKRCRRNNNTDERDPYVTFDDFPTSPRSSRSSGSSRSSSLLQFESLERTCATLSPSSYSFDSLEYSYHSNVSHLGNTSPDSLEQDNDAVVQNGFSNSVDHFPRIRPYRSFDSLNICQKATDFEEVTSFNEHVSSYPKRKLNFARSERNELRSRNFWYEEEEEEEEEEEEEEEEYEDDGDDEEFEEDERLLNPNRRGCGYFEDRLHAFGDSSCNYATSLDYKNTIDLRKIGVESRRDMFLDLKSGQKVASSSTRLLQTSLNITSSTAHGHSKMNSEHDARHPRHHHRQQQQQQRFGHEHLHEQRQHQQYQRQRWTEEECFNFRFTEKSQSAPSLPSIVNEYAHDPDILAELVSSRSKSFVSTSNLFENYTKVTSVPIDLDLCGISTSTREEDERSCDDMSMKDHKMAEVKSVRGLEDMLNHEDGELHGSSEKENDIEATKRRSCSVRTQPAQNARIDVGAMHNDLSTTDVQNGEEENVDADSDEYEEQQQIASTVKTQDRSNVLDIAMAMENDIDAVVDEAVKRLKREVEEGGGGNDIVDAIRRQYSNKQMSQKVKKNASYELAQQFEVDERNFRRRAIPSVSNDESTRSPRNASRKKRVINNASYELAQQYDYIKSFQASRGAFQRMDACDELEESSSGRSSRLKVSDSRSTRTGSSSALNLSGDSRADFAPSLGSYSKSTENVSKHAEESLFGQIKKNSAFFSVHGENVNNRVFVDDEVDYPCLESKPIGKLNLLDTTLEEEDLNSEQIDKDRTFRDLLEETMLLQSIASLCDDDLRETPREVKLQKKRSFIGEFYPEKNDLSVRSRENEDLLSEEREKRDENLTDSGVDEEDGKKEQQVGSEVSGRNTTKKMVDIAEKVDATMEGRNKKKEAEVVVEQAWGQTLHGDRTSPPSGNKADSLKVSQGSGSQSTMAVALPVDTNHRGDRDGQREETTWSKITTAAITKTTESMTLPAKVDDLTSTSKTMESASKNDSKLWKNTAVERSATINTKQPTVLKNEERKKGGIGCFLQRFSKLRFSGRSKVPRSEIQNKCDSRIGQHSNRNEFYQERTKKEPDYIIIPLHPPDEERSKDEVVALESRSDDTGRNNVDLQRSASSVSSGRRAPVCSSKPPLPPQPPRLVSSGCRISGAAASSSSTTSAPSSSSSSSLLSSSAVSRRRAVTDLGNPAAIEMAKARAMQAAQQEQRPVGLLETDLDDEIVLTTNVVDSSSCSNAGNSNKKTRSLLDLNHTSSVVPQGTSLENALRVPQLPVGSCHRNQRNDGTASGIDQRPHKSMEFLLDKENLHFVKPPENELQKVGERVPSEHELRVQRSLQRLNVPDWYKNSPTARDGFRLKRHSDASQHGGWRALGSKTTSLSSLSSSSNRQPTTGALLSPSPTPPVFSRWSTSLLNSAGSSPASSAKLSFYHRQPYLGWRSQERLSNPRTPAERLAQGILSQLQSPNKQQQQQQHQNQQHQHQQQQQTQQPHHQQQTTNQQLEVRNSIKEVTSAIVHYVQSGQEVDGNERLSPLPRPEDWEDRGEVRSTSPRGSARLCWMESSFVGTRPVDSPETPMSLATDTECCVGCNATGTESCSCMDSATSGLYLDVTPPLDDEQPQMHGSVRGSLCLSPSSSSANYNHPQIYQQRQHQQQQQRHHRDSGQGDVVEMTMTSAVPRNKPSPGSTTLEDVLDSLLGLPPASRTPSPGPGPVVSSTTSSSMRHRSNIGQTNAKAGKSCSDLRQDLQGCIT; via the exons atgagCGATAGCGATTTGGGAATGGTAACGTCGCCGGCGGCGTCTGTGCTGGCAACATGCACGGGGACAATGGAGGACGAGCAGGAAAAGTCCTCCCTCGATGGATCCATCGACATGAATCTGGTAAACGGACCGAATCCATGGCTTCCGGCCTATGGTTTCCAGCTACAACATCATTCCCGTTTTCAATCTACACACGAGGATTTACGTGTTAAAG ATGCAGTACCAGTGCAGCAAGTCGATTTTTTAGAGACCATTTTCGAAGAAACCTCTGACGATTTGCAGAGCGATTCCGATCACAGTGGTACGACTTATTGGTTGGGCTCAGATTCAGAAACGGAAAGTGTTATAcacatcgaaagaaaagaaaacattacaG GTGAAAGAATAAACGATAACGATGCCGAATTCAACTCCATAATACCTAAGAAGAGATGTCGAAGAAATAACAACACAGACGAGCGTGATCCTTATGTGACTTTTGATGATTTTCCGACTTCTCCAAGATCTTCAAGGTCCTCTGGATCGTCTAGATCCAGTTCATTGTTACAATTCGAGTCTCTGGAAAGAACTTGTGCTACCTTATCACCGTCCAGTTATAGTTTCGATTCTCTCGAGTATTCCTATCACTCGAATGTGTCTCATTTGGGGAACACGTCGCCGGATAGTCTCGAGCAAGATAACGATGCAGTAGTGCAAAATGGATTTTCCAATTCTGTCGATCACTTTCCACGGATTAGACCCTACCGTAGCTTCGACAGTTTGAATATCTGTCAAAAGGCTACGGATTTCGAAGAAGTGACATCATTCAATGAACATGTATCGTCGTATCCGAAAAGGAAGTTAAACTTCGCGAGGTCCGAAAGGAACGAATTACGATCAAG AAACTTCTGgtacgaagaagaggaggaagaagaagaagaagaagaagaagaagaagaagagtacgAAGACGATGGCGACGACGAAGAATTCGAGGAAGACGAACGGTTATTAAATCCGAATCGCCGTGGATGCGGATACTTCGAGGACAGATTGCACGCCTTCGGCGATTCGAGTTGCAATTATGCGACGTCATTGGATTATAAAAACACTATAGATTTGCGAAAGATCGGTGTTGAGTCAAGAAGGGATATGTTCTTAGATCTGAAGTCTGGCCAAAAAGTAGCGTCGTCTTCCACGCGTCTGTTGCAGACAAGTTTAAATATAACCAGTAGCACGGCTCATGGTCATAGTAAGATGAACAGCGAACACGATGCTCGTCAtcctcgtcatcatcatcgtcagcaacagcaacagcaacgtTTCGGTCACGAGCATCTTCACGAGCAGCGGCAGCACCAGCAATATCAACGTCAACGGTGGACCGAAGAGGAGTGTTTTAATTTTAGATTTACGGAGAAATCTCAAAGCGCACCCAGTTTGCCTTCGATCGTCAACGAATACGCTCACGATCCGGATATATTGGCGGAGCTCGTTTCTTCGAGATCAAAGTCATTTGTATCTACGTCAAATTTATTTGAGAATTATACCAAAGTTACCAGCGTACCCATCGACCTGGATCTTTGCGGCATATCAACATCTACGAGGGAAGAGGATGAACGATCGTGCGACGATATGAGTATGAAAGATCACAAAATGGCGGAAGTCAAAAGCGTACGTGGTCTGGAGGATATGCTGAATCACGAAGATGGCGAACTGCATGGATCcagtgagaaagagaacgacaTTGAAGCGACAAAACGGCGATCGTGTTCGGTAAGAACTCAGCCAGCTCAGAATGCAAGAATCGACGTTGGAGCGATGCACAATGATCTTTCAACGACGGATGTACAGAACGGCGAGGAGGAGAACGTTGATGCTGACAGCGACGAATACGAGGAGCAGCAACAGATCGCATCGACCGTGAAGACTCAAGATCGTAGCAACGTATTGGATATAGCGATGGCTATGGAGAACGATATAGACGCGGTCGTTGATGAGGCCGTGAAACGGCTCAAACGAGAAGTCGAGGAAGGTGGTGGTGGCAACGATATCGTAGATGCCATTCGTAGGCAATATTCCAATAAGCAAATGTCgcaaaaggtaaagaaaaacgCTAGTTACGAATTGGCGCAACAATTTGAAGTCGATGAGAGAAATTTCCGAAGGCGTGCGATACCGTCGGTATCCAATGATGAAAGTACGAGGTCACCTAGGAATGCTAGCAGGAAGAAACGAGTCATCAATAATGCCAGTTACGAATTGGCACAGCAATACGATTACATTAAGTCTTTTCAAGCTAGCAGAGGTGCTTTTCAACGAATGGATGCCTGTGACGAATTGGAGGAATCCAGTTCAGGACGATCCTCGCGTCTCAAAGTGTCCGACTCGAGATCGACACGTACTGGCAGCAGCTCCGCATTAAATTTGAGCGGTGATTCTCGTGCCGATTTCGCACCCTCGCTCGGCTCTTACTCAAAATCCACGGAGAACGTTTCAAAGCACGCCGAGGAATCACTTTTTGgccagataaaaaaaaactcggCTTTTTTTTCGGTGCATGgagaaaatgttaataatcgCGTTTTCGTAGACGATGAGGTAGATTATCCCTGTCTGGAGAGCAAACCTATAGGAAAGCTTAACCTACTGGACACCACATTAGAAGAGGAAGATCTTAATAGTGaacaaatagataaagataggaCCTTTCGTGACTTATTGGAAGAAACGATGTTGCTTCAAAGCATTGCTTCCTTGTGCGACGATGATTTACGAGAAACCCCGAGGGaagtaaaattacaaaaaaagagatcgttcATAGGCGAATTTTATCCAGAAAAGAACGATTTATCTGTTCGttcgagagagaacgaagatttATTGtcggaggagagagagaagagagacgagaacTTGACGGATAGCGGAGTGGACGAAGAAGACGGCAAGAAAGAGCAGCAAGTTGGAAGCGAGGTTTCCGGTAGGAACACTACGAAGAAGATGGTAGACATTGCGGAGAAGGTAGATGCGACGATGGAGGGgcgtaataagaaaaaggaggcGGAAGTGGTGGTAGAGCAGGCGTGGGGACAAACTCTTCATGGTGATCGTACTTCCCCACCAAGCGGCAATAAAGCCGACAGTCTGAAAGTTAGTCAAGGTAGTGGGAGTCAGTCGACGATGGCAGTAGCTTTGCCAGTTGATACGAATCATCGCGGTGATCGTGACGGACAACGGGAGGAAACGACGTGGTCGAAAATTACAACGGCGGCGATAACGAAGACAACGGAAAGTATGACTTTACCGGCGAAAGTTGATGACCTTACATCAACGAGCAAGACCATGGAATCGGCCTCAAAGAATGACTCTAAGCTTTGGAAAAATACCGCGGTTGAAAGATCGGCGACCATCAATACGAAACAACCGACGGTCttgaagaacgaagaaaggaagaagggtgGTATCGGTTGTTTCTTACAGAGATTCTCCAAGTTGAGGTTTAGTGGTAGGTCAAAGGTACCTCGTTCGGAGATACAAAACAAATGCGATTCCCGTATCGGGCAACACTCGAATCGCAATGAGTTTTATcaggaaagaacgaagaaggaaccggattatatcattataccCTTGCATCCGCCGGACGAAGAGAGATCGAAGGACGAGGTCGTTGCCCTCGAAAGTAGATCTGACGATACCGGGAGAAACAATGTCGATCTTCAAAGGAGTGCCTCCAGTGTTAG TTCCGGCAGGAGGGCGCCAGTATGCAGCAGCAAACCACCCCTACCGCCACAACCACCCCGTCTAGTATCATCGGGCTGTAGAATCTCGGGTGCGGCggcatcatcgtcgtcgacgacgtcggcaccgtcgtcgtcgtcgtcgtcgtcgttattatcatcgtcagcGGTGTCGCGCCGACGCGCCGTGACGGACCTTGGAAATCCGGCGGCCATCGAAATGGCGAAGGCCCGCGCGATGCAGGCCGCTCAGCAAGAGCAGCGTCCGGTCGGACTTCTCGAAACCGACCTCGATGACGAGATCGTTCTAACGACCAACGTCGTTGACTCCTCAAGCTGTAGCAACGCCGGTAACAGCAACAAAAAGACTAGGAGTTTGTTAGACCTGAACCACACCTCGAGCGTTGTACCCCAAGGTACGAGCCTAGAGAACGCCCTACGTGTACCTCAGTTGCCCGTTGGCTCTTGCCACAGAAACCAGCGAAACGACGGAACCGCGTCTGGCATCGATCAACGTCCGCACAAATCCATGGAGTTTCTCCTTGACAAGGAGAACCTTCACTTTGTTAAG CCGCCAGAAAACGAACTGCAGAAAGTCGGTGAACGTGTGCCAAGTGAGCACGAATTAAGGGTACAAAGGTCTCTACAACGACTAAACGTTCCAGACTGGTACAAAAATTCTCCCACGGCTCGCGATGGTTTCCGATTAAAGAGACACTCCGATGCATCTCAGCATGGAGGTTGGCGTGCGCTCGGCTCGAAAACTACCTCGCTGTCATCTCTTTCATCCTCCTCGAATAGACAACCAACCACAG gcGCTCTATTAAGTCCTAGTCCTACGCCTCCTGTATTCTCAAGATGGAGTACCAGTTTGTTAAACAGCGCTGGAAGTTCACCGGCAAGTTCAGCAAAATTATCGTTCTATCATCGGCAACCTTATTTGGGTTGGCGTTCGCAAGAACGGCTAAGCAACCCACGTACACCGGCGGAACGTCTCGCTCAGGGTATACTTTCTCAGCTGCAATCACCAAATAAG caacagcaacagcaacagcatcagaatcaacaacatcaacatcagcagcagcagcagacGCAACAACCGCACCATCAACAGCAGACGACGAATCAACAATTGGAAGTGAGAAATTCTATAAAGGAGGTGACTTCAGCCATTGTACATTATGTACAAAGCGGCCAAGAGGTCGACGGAAACGAAAGACTCTCTCCCTTGCCTCGACCAGAAGACTGGGAAGATAGGGGTGAAGTAAGGTCCACCAGTCCCAGAG GAAGCGCGAGGCTCTGCTGGATGGAAAGCTCGTTCGTTGGTACGAGACCCGTGGATTCGCCGGAAACTCCGATGAGCCTGGCTACAGATACCGAATGTTGCGTCGGATGCAACGCTACCGGTACAGAATCGTGCAGTTGCATGGACTCCGCGACTTCCGGTCTTTATCTAGACGTGACGCCGCCACTCGATGATGAACAACCACAAATGCATGGAAGTGTCCGCGGCAGTCTTTGCCTGTCGCCATCGTCGTCCTCCGCCAATTATAATCATCCTCAGATATATCAGCAACGGCAAcatcagcaacaacagcaacgcCATCACCGTG atTCGGGACAGGGTGACGTGGTCGAGATGACGATGACATCGGCTGTACCGCGAAACAAACCAAGCCCCGGGTCGACCACTCTAGAGGATGTCCTTGATTCCCTTCTGGGTCTGCCACCTGCGTCGCGTACACCTAGTCCTGGACCAGGTCCTGTAGTTAGCTCTACGACTTCGTCGTCCATGCGTCATCGATCAAACATTGGTCAGACTAATGCTAAAGCCGGGAAAAGCTGCAGCGACCTACGTCAAGACCTCCAAG GTTGTATCACTTGA